Proteins co-encoded in one Nicotiana sylvestris chromosome 7, ASM39365v2, whole genome shotgun sequence genomic window:
- the LOC104222033 gene encoding CBL-interacting protein kinase 2: MANTGTILLERYELGRLLGQGTFAKVYYGRSIRTGQNVAIKVIDKEKVLRVGLVNQVKREISVMRLVRHPNIVHLYEVMATKSKIYFVMEYVKGGELFNKVSRGRLKEDVARKYFQQLINAVDFCHSRGVYHRDLKPENLLLDEDENLKISDFGLSALAESKRQDGLLHTTCGTPAYVAPEVINRKGYDGAKADIWSCGVILYVLLAGYLPFHDSNLMEMYRKIGKSEFKCPSWFPPEVRRLLVRMLDPNPHTRISIATIKESSWSKRGIASKSIKADTERKDLASACTESAAGSSENKQDVARLSNLNAFDIISLSAGFDLSRLFEDTPLKKEARFTSCKPASVIVSKLEDVAKRLKLKVSKRDAGLLRFEGSKEGRKGILSIDTEIFEVTPAFYLVEVKKSNGDTLEYQKILNEGLRPGLQDIVWAWQLEQPPQQSEQQLDEQSNSQLQQQQRSDNLQQLSEQEQQQLLCPLQLLQQEQLP; this comes from the coding sequence ATGGCCAATACGGGAACTATACTGTTGGAGCGATATGAATTGGGGAGATTACTAGGACAAGGTACATTTGCTAAGGTTTACTATGGTAGGAGTATCAGGACTGGGCAGAATGTTGCCATCAAAGTCATTGATAAGGAAAAAGTTTTGAGGGTTGGGCTCGTGAATCAGGTAAAACGGGAAATATCAGTTATGAGACTAGTTCGACATCCTAATATTGTGCACCTTTATGAAGTCATGGCCACAAAGAGCAAGATTTATTTTGTGATGGAATATGTTAAAGGAGGTGAGCTCTTTAACAAGGTGTCCAGAGGAAGGCTTAAAGAGGATGTTGCACGAAAATATTTTCAACAGTTGATAAATGCTGTAGATTTCTGCCATAGCAGGGGTGTCTATCACCGGGATTTGAAACCAGAAAACTTACTACTAGACGAGGATGAAAACTTGAAAATTTCTGATTTTGGTTTAAGTGCTCTTGCTGAGTCAAAGCGCCAAGATGGACTCCTTCACACTACCTGTGGGACTCCAGCCTATGTTGCTCCTGAGGTGATCAATAGAAAAGGGTATGATGGGGCAAAAGCTGATATCTGGTcatgtggggtgatcctatatgTGTTGTTGGCTGGTTATCTTCCATTCCATGACTCGAATTTGATGGAGATGTACAGGAAAATTGGCAAATCTGAGTTCAAATGTCCCAGTTGGTTCCCCCCTGAAGTGCGGCGGCTACTTGTGAGAATGTTGGATCCCAATCCACATACTAGAATTTCAATTGCCACAATTAAAGAAAGTTCCTGGTCCAAGAGGGGAATAGCCTCTAAATCTATCAAAGCAGACACTGAAAGGAAGGATCTGGCTTCAGCATGTACAGAGTCGGCTGCTGGTTCCTCTGAGAACAAGCAAGACGTGGCCAGGCTGTCAAACTTGAATGCATTTGATATCATTTCCCTTTCTGCTGGCTTTGATTTATCGAGATTATTTGAGGATACTCCTTTAAAGAAAGAAGCTAGATTCACATCCTGCAAACCTGCATCAGTCATCGTATCCAAGCTGGAAGATGTCGCAAAGCGCCTGAAGCTAAAAGTCAGCAAAAGGGATGCAGGATTGTTAAGGTTTGAAGGTtcaaaagaaggaagaaagggGATTTTATCAATTGACACGGAGATCTTTGAGGTAACTCCAGCTTTTTATTTGGTGGAGGTCAAGAAGTCCAATGGAGATACATTGGAATATCAGAAAATTTTAAATGAAGGCCTGAGGCCTGGTTTACAGGATATTGTTTGGGCGTGGCAATTAGAACAACCACCTCAACAGTCCGAACAGCAGCTGGATGAGCAATCAAATAGTCAGCTTCAGCAACAACAACGTTCAGATAACCTGCAACAACTCTCGGAGCAGGAGCAGCAGCAACTGCTATGTCCACTGCAACTACTTCAGCAAGAGCAGTTACCTTGA